The following proteins are encoded in a genomic region of Nonomuraea muscovyensis:
- a CDS encoding TetR/AcrR family transcriptional regulator: MTSTTSARPPGRPRTGVNAAVFAATLSTVVELGYARATVERIAAAAGVAKTTIYRRWPSKGALIVDCLLDAFGPVPLEGANRGELMSSAIHWIAAKIAEPGVGDAFAGVFSDAVSDPALREILSTRLQDPYRLALQDALGEPENRVLFFIDVVVGTLLHRMGMTGEPMADADVAALIEMVLPHFADDAGAAPGHASPADDHS, translated from the coding sequence ATGACATCGACCACATCCGCCAGACCACCCGGCCGCCCGCGCACCGGCGTCAACGCTGCGGTCTTCGCCGCCACGCTCAGCACGGTCGTCGAGCTCGGCTACGCGCGGGCCACCGTCGAGCGCATCGCCGCCGCGGCCGGCGTCGCCAAGACGACGATCTACCGGCGCTGGCCGTCGAAGGGCGCGCTGATCGTGGACTGCCTCCTGGACGCGTTCGGCCCGGTGCCGCTGGAGGGCGCCAATCGAGGCGAGCTCATGTCCTCGGCCATCCACTGGATCGCTGCGAAGATCGCCGAGCCCGGCGTGGGCGACGCGTTCGCCGGCGTGTTCAGTGACGCCGTCAGCGACCCGGCCCTGCGCGAGATCCTGTCCACGCGGCTACAGGACCCCTACCGGCTCGCACTCCAGGACGCGCTCGGCGAGCCGGAGAACCGGGTCCTGTTCTTCATCGACGTCGTCGTCGGAACCCTGCTCCACCGGATGGGCATGACCGGCGAGCCGATGGCCGACGCCGACGTCGCCGCACTGATCGAGATGGTTCTGCCACACTTCGCCGACGACGCCGGTGCCGCCCCAGGCCATGCCAGCCCTGCTGACGATCATTCATAG
- a CDS encoding TetR/AcrR family transcriptional regulator produces MGRPSRHDADHLLDVAVALAAAGGPGAVTAVAVAREAGAPSGSVYHRFPGRSALLAALWLRTVERFQEGFLAALETMPATEAAPTAARHVVAWSRAHPRECGVLLYGAADFGERHWPAEAQERLERANGRVAGALRALAGRLGRDDVERIVIATVDLPYAVVRRHLVSGRAIPESAESTVADCAVALLEAS; encoded by the coding sequence ATGGGACGACCATCTCGCCACGACGCCGACCACCTGCTCGACGTCGCCGTCGCACTGGCCGCCGCGGGCGGACCCGGTGCCGTCACGGCGGTGGCGGTCGCCAGGGAGGCGGGAGCGCCGAGCGGCTCGGTCTACCACCGCTTCCCCGGCCGCTCCGCGCTGCTCGCCGCACTCTGGCTGCGCACGGTCGAGCGCTTCCAGGAAGGCTTCCTGGCCGCGCTGGAGACCATGCCCGCCACCGAGGCCGCCCCGACGGCGGCCCGGCACGTCGTCGCCTGGAGCCGGGCCCACCCGCGGGAGTGCGGTGTCCTGCTGTACGGCGCGGCGGATTTCGGCGAGCGGCACTGGCCGGCGGAGGCGCAGGAGCGGCTGGAGCGGGCCAACGGCCGCGTCGCCGGCGCCCTGCGCGCTCTGGCGGGGCGGTTGGGCCGGGACGATGTGGAGCGGATCGTCATCGCGACCGTCGACCTGCCCTACGCCGTGGTCCGCAGGCACCTGGTTTCCGGCCGCGCGATACCGGAGTCGGCCGAGAGCACGGTCGCCGACTGCGCCGTGGCCCTGCTGGAGGCGTCGTGA
- a CDS encoding helix-turn-helix domain-containing protein, with translation MVRPPLTPEERLRGEQLGRVLREARGGRSIVEVAAAAGMSAETLRKIETGRIATPAFFTIAALSDVLGVSLDRLAVRTVPEVSARTVPT, from the coding sequence ATGGTACGACCCCCGCTGACCCCCGAAGAGCGCCTGCGCGGCGAACAGCTCGGCCGGGTCCTGCGCGAGGCCCGGGGTGGGCGCAGCATCGTCGAGGTCGCCGCGGCCGCGGGCATGTCCGCCGAGACCCTCCGCAAGATCGAGACGGGCCGCATCGCGACGCCCGCCTTCTTCACCATCGCGGCCCTGTCCGACGTGCTCGGCGTCTCCCTCGACCGCCTCGCCGTCCGCACCGTCCCGGAGGTCTCCGCCCGCACGGTGCCCACCTGA
- a CDS encoding ABC transporter permease: MRAITDSATMLRRQVKHIWRYPTLILTFASVPVVFLLLFVYVFGGTMGAGIGADRAAYVGYLTPGIMITTIVGAAQGTAISVATDMTEGIIARFKTMAIARVSVLTGHVLGAMVQTFLAIAVVTVVALLIGFRPSASVLDWLGVVGALAMFTFAITWLSVALAMVTKNVATASNLPMPLMLLPFLGSGFVPTESMPSGLRWFAEHQPATPVIETLRALLAGRPAGSSFLEAAAWSAGIALVGYLSARRLYNR, from the coding sequence ATGAGAGCGATCACCGACTCGGCGACGATGCTGCGGCGCCAGGTCAAACACATCTGGCGCTACCCCACGCTGATCCTCACGTTCGCGTCCGTGCCCGTGGTGTTCCTGTTGCTGTTCGTCTACGTCTTCGGCGGCACCATGGGTGCGGGCATCGGCGCCGACCGCGCCGCCTACGTCGGTTACCTCACCCCCGGCATCATGATCACGACGATCGTCGGGGCCGCGCAGGGGACCGCGATCTCGGTGGCGACCGACATGACCGAGGGCATCATCGCCAGGTTCAAGACCATGGCCATCGCCCGCGTCTCGGTGCTCACCGGGCACGTACTCGGGGCGATGGTGCAGACGTTCCTCGCGATCGCCGTGGTGACCGTGGTGGCGTTGCTGATCGGGTTCCGCCCGTCCGCCTCGGTGCTGGACTGGCTCGGTGTGGTCGGTGCGCTGGCCATGTTCACCTTCGCCATCACCTGGCTGTCGGTCGCGCTCGCCATGGTCACCAAGAACGTGGCCACGGCCAGCAACCTGCCGATGCCGCTGATGCTGCTGCCGTTCCTCGGCAGCGGTTTCGTCCCGACCGAGTCGATGCCGTCCGGTTTGCGCTGGTTCGCCGAGCACCAGCCGGCCACGCCTGTCATCGAGACGCTGCGCGCGCTGCTGGCCGGGCGTCCGGCCGGGTCCAGCTTCCTGGAGGCGGCTGCATGGAGCGCGGGCATCGCCCTGGTCGGCTATCTGTCGGCACGCAGGCTCTACAACCGGTGA
- a CDS encoding ATP-binding cassette domain-containing protein: MRTFVSVTGLRKSYGAHRVLDGIDLTIPRGAVFSLLGPNGAGKTTAVQILSTLIKADAGEIWVAGHDLAEEPDEVRAAIGVTGQFSAVDSFLTGEENLRLMADLLHLGRAKGRTRVRELLERFDLTDAARKPAVTYSGGMRRRLDLAMTMVGTPKLIFLDEPTAGLDPRSRRTMWQIVRDLVQQDGVTIFLTTQYLEEADELADRIALLSQGRLVAEGTPEELKRMVPGGHIVVRFADPDGYRRAAGHVGATSSNDAALTVQIPDAGGVGTLRKLLEWLDTHAIDVAELSVHTPDLDDVFLTLTQEPSTKEPSR, encoded by the coding sequence ATGCGAACCTTCGTCTCGGTGACGGGGCTGCGTAAGTCCTACGGCGCCCACCGCGTCCTGGACGGTATCGACCTCACCATCCCGCGGGGCGCCGTCTTCTCGCTGCTCGGCCCGAACGGCGCGGGCAAGACCACCGCAGTGCAGATCCTGTCCACCCTGATCAAGGCCGACGCGGGCGAGATCTGGGTCGCCGGGCACGACCTGGCCGAGGAACCCGACGAGGTGCGTGCCGCGATCGGCGTCACCGGCCAGTTCTCCGCGGTCGACAGCTTCCTCACCGGCGAGGAGAACCTGCGGCTCATGGCCGACCTGCTCCACCTCGGCCGCGCCAAGGGCCGCACACGCGTCCGCGAACTGCTGGAGCGCTTCGACCTCACCGACGCCGCGCGCAAGCCCGCGGTCACCTACTCGGGCGGCATGCGCCGCCGGCTCGACCTCGCCATGACCATGGTCGGCACGCCCAAGCTCATCTTCCTCGACGAACCGACCGCGGGCCTGGATCCGCGCAGCCGCCGCACCATGTGGCAGATCGTCAGGGACCTCGTTCAGCAGGACGGCGTGACCATCTTCCTGACCACCCAATACCTGGAGGAGGCCGACGAACTCGCCGACCGCATCGCGCTGCTCAGCCAGGGCCGGCTGGTGGCCGAGGGCACCCCTGAGGAGCTCAAGCGAATGGTCCCCGGCGGTCACATCGTCGTGCGCTTCGCCGACCCCGACGGGTACCGCAGGGCGGCCGGCCACGTCGGCGCCACCTCCAGCAACGACGCGGCGCTCACCGTCCAGATCCCCGACGCCGGCGGAGTCGGGACGCTGAGGAAGCTCCTGGAGTGGCTGGACACGCATGCCATCGACGTCGCCGAGCTGTCGGTGCACACCCCCGACCTGGACGACGTCTTCCTCACCCTGACCCAGGAGCCCTCGACCAAGGAGCCCTCCCGATGA
- a CDS encoding cytochrome P450, with protein MSNAYYRDEPVAPSLDRAPACPFDPAPSLTALRAEQPIARLAAPEGAPGVWMITGYDLVRQILADPRFSSRYETHYHPLAGGHLPPAPVGDLTGMDAPRHTRFRKLLAGAFTVRRMNLLTERVTEITRERLDAMERQGPPADLVDVFTQPVPALMICELLGVPYEDRDRFQGSTRALPDAGTAEAQYAAFVELGTYLRELALAKRAKPTDDLLSDLATGGDLTDEEELLRYLSVAATGMRGVLEDVELGGRQLKAGDTVVIAINAANRDPARFAGPDVLDLRRSAAGYLAFGHGVHQCLGQQLARIEMRVAFPALLSRFPTLRLAVPAEELSLRTDPSQVYGVHSLPVTWGQG; from the coding sequence GTGTCGAATGCGTACTATCGTGATGAGCCGGTCGCTCCGTCCCTCGACCGCGCACCCGCCTGTCCCTTCGATCCCGCCCCCTCGCTCACCGCCCTGCGCGCTGAGCAGCCGATCGCCCGCCTGGCCGCGCCCGAGGGCGCCCCCGGCGTCTGGATGATCACCGGATACGACCTGGTCCGCCAGATCCTCGCCGACCCGCGGTTCAGCTCCCGCTACGAAACCCACTACCACCCCCTGGCGGGCGGCCACCTGCCGCCCGCCCCCGTCGGCGATCTGACCGGCATGGACGCACCCCGGCACACCCGCTTCCGCAAGCTGCTGGCGGGCGCGTTCACCGTCCGCAGGATGAACCTGCTCACCGAGCGGGTCACCGAGATCACCCGTGAGCGGCTTGACGCGATGGAGCGGCAGGGGCCGCCCGCCGACCTCGTCGACGTCTTCACGCAGCCGGTTCCGGCGCTGATGATCTGTGAGCTGCTCGGCGTGCCGTACGAGGACCGCGACCGGTTCCAGGGCTCCACCCGGGCCCTGCCGGACGCCGGGACCGCTGAGGCGCAGTACGCCGCCTTCGTCGAGCTCGGCACCTACCTGCGCGAGCTCGCGCTCGCCAAGCGGGCCAAGCCGACCGACGACCTGCTCAGCGACCTGGCCACCGGCGGCGACCTGACCGACGAGGAGGAGCTGCTGCGTTACCTGTCCGTCGCCGCCACCGGTATGCGCGGCGTGCTGGAGGACGTGGAGCTCGGCGGCAGGCAGCTCAAGGCGGGCGACACGGTCGTCATCGCGATCAACGCCGCCAACAGGGACCCGGCCAGGTTCGCAGGCCCCGACGTGCTCGATCTGCGCCGCTCGGCCGCCGGGTATCTGGCCTTCGGCCACGGCGTCCATCAGTGCCTCGGTCAGCAGCTCGCCCGCATCGAGATGCGGGTCGCGTTTCCCGCGCTGCTCAGCCGCTTCCCGACGCTGCGGCTCGCCGTACCGGCTGAAGAGCTGTCGCTGCGCACCGACCCCTCGCAGGTGTACGGCGTGCACAGCCTGCCCGTCACCTGGGGTCAGGGGTGA
- a CDS encoding GbsR/MarR family transcriptional regulator translates to MPEGRLTRQDRQRIATGLAEGRSYAEIARRLDRPTSTISREVGRNGGPGDYRPERAHQAAARRARRGTPARSPEAEPQDRKVFEVEEGAVELAVGMGLPKMVARVLIGLWLSEDGRLTAAELSRGLKVSPASISMAVGYLTQQGLIRRERDPQRRRDIYVVDDDAWYHSTVISARQTLAAAEITKAAGRTLGLDTPVGRRLARGGAFLERISLDALASAERWRDLPP, encoded by the coding sequence ATGCCAGAAGGAAGGTTGACCCGGCAGGACCGCCAGCGCATCGCGACCGGCCTCGCCGAAGGCCGCTCCTACGCCGAGATCGCCAGGCGGCTGGACCGGCCGACCTCGACGATCAGCCGTGAGGTCGGCCGCAACGGCGGCCCCGGCGACTACCGCCCCGAGCGGGCGCACCAGGCGGCGGCGCGGCGGGCACGGCGCGGCACCCCGGCCCGTTCGCCCGAGGCCGAACCCCAGGACCGCAAGGTCTTCGAGGTGGAAGAGGGAGCCGTCGAGCTGGCGGTCGGGATGGGCCTGCCGAAGATGGTGGCGCGCGTGCTCATCGGCCTGTGGCTGAGCGAGGACGGCAGGCTCACTGCGGCCGAGCTGTCGCGCGGGCTGAAAGTCAGTCCTGCCTCGATCTCCATGGCGGTGGGCTACCTGACCCAGCAGGGGTTGATCAGGCGCGAGCGTGATCCGCAGCGGCGGCGCGACATCTACGTGGTCGACGACGACGCCTGGTACCACTCGACGGTGATCAGCGCGCGGCAGACGCTCGCGGCGGCGGAGATCACGAAGGCGGCGGGGCGGACGCTCGGGCTCGACACGCCCGTGGGACGCCGCCTGGCCAGGGGCGGTGCGTTCCTGGAGCGGATCAGCCTGGACGCTCTGGCGTCGGCCGAACGCTGGCGCGACCTCCCACCGTGA
- a CDS encoding MerR family transcriptional regulator — protein sequence MEEDLLPIGQFARLSRLSVKQLRYYDELGLLVPAYVDADSGYRYYRASQARAALSIGLLRSLDVPLGVVGEVLSGSAGALESVRDDLEAELARRRRTLASLERVMSQGLPSAPVRLVTEPARPVLVVRERAAGPDDVARATSAGVARLTALAFGGGGGIAAPGQGAAVQFVGLFPTDLDDSVEVAVALVLAPGSVRGVSGDASVEVLPGGVFASATHVGPYDQISLTAHAVLAWCAERRHEPRGPIREVYVSDPAVTSPDQLVTHLMICLEER from the coding sequence ATGGAGGAGGATCTGCTGCCGATCGGGCAGTTCGCCCGGCTGAGCCGGTTGAGCGTCAAGCAGTTGCGCTACTACGACGAGCTGGGGCTGTTGGTGCCGGCTTACGTGGACGCCGATTCGGGCTACCGCTACTACCGGGCCTCGCAGGCTCGGGCGGCGTTGTCGATCGGGTTGCTGCGGTCGCTGGACGTGCCGTTGGGCGTGGTCGGCGAGGTGTTGTCGGGTTCGGCCGGGGCGCTGGAGTCGGTGCGTGACGATCTGGAGGCCGAGCTGGCCAGGCGCCGCCGTACGTTGGCGTCGCTGGAGCGGGTGATGTCCCAGGGGTTGCCGTCGGCGCCGGTGCGGCTGGTGACGGAGCCGGCGCGCCCGGTGCTCGTGGTGCGCGAACGGGCGGCGGGTCCTGATGACGTCGCTCGTGCCACCTCGGCCGGGGTGGCGCGGTTGACGGCTTTGGCGTTCGGGGGCGGTGGCGGGATCGCCGCGCCGGGTCAGGGGGCGGCGGTGCAGTTCGTGGGGTTGTTCCCCACTGACCTGGACGACTCGGTGGAGGTGGCGGTCGCGTTGGTGCTCGCTCCGGGGTCGGTGCGTGGTGTGTCCGGGGACGCTTCGGTGGAGGTGTTGCCGGGGGGTGTGTTCGCGTCGGCGACGCATGTCGGCCCGTACGACCAGATCTCCCTGACCGCGCACGCGGTGCTGGCGTGGTGCGCTGAGCGGCGTCACGAGCCGCGCGGTCCGATTCGTGAGGTGTACGTGTCGGATCCGGCCGTCACCTCGCCTGACCAGCTTGTCACTCATCTCATGATCTGTCTGGAGGAACGATGA
- a CDS encoding MerR family transcriptional regulator: protein MSFSVGQVSRLAGITVRTLHHYDEIGLLSPSERTRAGYRRYTDDDLLRLQQVLLYRELGFPLEEIAVILDEPRSDELTHLRRQHELLLIKSERLRDMIAAVERAMEARTMNIELTPEERFEVFGDFRPEDHDAEVERRWGDTREYAESRRRVASYTKADWLQLKAEAAAITEELAAAFKAGLPADGEQAMNLAERHRGHISRWFYTCSYDIHRCLGELYVTDPRFTATFDAVVPGLAAYFRVAIDANADSPGR from the coding sequence ATGAGCTTCTCCGTGGGACAGGTGTCCCGCCTGGCCGGCATCACCGTCCGCACCCTGCACCACTATGACGAGATCGGCCTGCTCAGCCCCAGCGAGCGCACCCGGGCCGGCTACCGCCGCTACACCGACGACGACCTGCTGCGGCTGCAGCAGGTCCTGCTCTACCGCGAGCTCGGCTTCCCGCTGGAGGAGATCGCCGTCATCCTCGACGAGCCGCGCAGCGACGAGCTGACCCACCTGCGCCGCCAGCACGAACTGCTCCTGATCAAGTCCGAACGGCTCCGCGACATGATCGCCGCCGTCGAACGCGCCATGGAGGCCCGCACCATGAACATCGAGCTGACCCCCGAAGAGCGCTTCGAGGTGTTCGGCGACTTCCGGCCCGAGGACCACGACGCCGAGGTCGAACGCCGCTGGGGCGACACCCGGGAGTACGCCGAGAGCCGCCGCCGCGTCGCCTCCTACACCAAGGCCGACTGGCTGCAGCTCAAGGCCGAGGCCGCGGCGATCACGGAAGAGCTGGCGGCGGCGTTCAAGGCGGGCCTGCCCGCCGACGGCGAGCAGGCGATGAACCTCGCCGAGCGGCACCGCGGCCACATCAGCCGCTGGTTCTACACCTGCTCGTACGACATCCACCGGTGTCTGGGCGAGCTGTACGTGACGGACCCGCGCTTCACCGCCACCTTCGACGCGGTCGTGCCCGGCCTGGCGGCCTACTTCCGGGTGGCCATCGACGCCAACGCGGACTCCCCCGGCCGCTGA
- a CDS encoding alpha/beta fold hydrolase, which yields MIGSGLPGHPWPDEMLAQARERVHSSVPADRLARYRDGTARHVDPADVLAMARAHTLWQVAGPDRGRADLADEVWEAAVEMCRLVFHRMWTGPRATERHLDPPAARRLSEIAVPALVVNGRSDVPGIQAVSGLLAEGIAGARRLDLPRTGHLAPLERPSEVTGALTTFLKSTM from the coding sequence ATGATCGGCTCGGGCCTGCCCGGCCACCCGTGGCCCGACGAGATGCTGGCCCAGGCCCGCGAACGCGTCCACAGCTCCGTGCCGGCCGATCGGCTGGCACGCTACCGCGACGGCACCGCCCGGCACGTCGACCCCGCCGACGTGCTGGCCATGGCCCGCGCGCACACTCTGTGGCAGGTGGCGGGCCCCGACCGGGGCCGCGCCGACCTGGCCGACGAGGTGTGGGAGGCGGCGGTGGAGATGTGCCGGCTGGTGTTCCATCGCATGTGGACCGGCCCGCGCGCGACCGAACGCCATCTCGACCCGCCCGCTGCGCGGCGCCTGTCCGAGATCGCCGTGCCGGCGCTGGTGGTCAACGGGCGCTCGGACGTGCCGGGCATCCAGGCGGTCTCGGGGCTGCTGGCCGAGGGCATCGCGGGGGCGCGCCGCCTGGACCTGCCGCGCACCGGACATCTCGCGCCGCTGGAACGCCCGTCCGAGGTGACCGGGGCGCTGACCACCTTCTTGAAATCTACAATGTAA
- a CDS encoding tyrosine-type recombinase/integrase, translating into MKTVLHRASNTVNAHLTALDHFFSQLGLGPAIVRRDDAPKLAPRALDARQQKRHLRAVERRPLARDRAIGRLLFYSGVRIAELVALDDNDIPLSARKGKVIVRSGKGETSREIPLLDGTARASVTEWRTERASWPGAADNPALLLNRRGGRLSTRAVDQLVDELATDADILDDADALALSAHILRHTLATNLLRAGVDIVVVAELLGHARLDTTRRYTLPTHADLEDAVGRLPTDQ; encoded by the coding sequence ATGAAGACCGTCCTGCATCGGGCGTCGAACACCGTGAACGCCCACCTCACCGCGCTGGACCACTTCTTCTCTCAGCTCGGGCTCGGCCCCGCGATCGTCCGCCGTGACGACGCGCCCAAACTCGCGCCCCGCGCCCTGGACGCCCGCCAGCAGAAGCGGCACTTGCGCGCCGTCGAACGCCGCCCCCTCGCCCGCGACCGCGCGATCGGCCGGCTGCTGTTCTACTCCGGCGTCCGAATCGCCGAGCTCGTCGCCCTGGACGACAACGACATCCCGCTCTCGGCCCGCAAGGGCAAGGTCATCGTCCGCTCTGGCAAGGGTGAGACCTCCCGCGAGATCCCGCTGCTGGACGGCACCGCCCGCGCCTCGGTCACCGAGTGGCGCACCGAGCGCGCGTCCTGGCCCGGCGCGGCCGACAACCCCGCCCTGCTCCTCAACCGCCGCGGCGGACGCCTGTCGACCCGGGCCGTCGACCAGCTCGTCGACGAACTCGCCACCGACGCCGACATCCTCGACGACGCCGACGCCCTCGCCCTATCCGCCCACATCCTCCGGCACACCCTCGCCACCAACCTGCTGCGCGCGGGCGTCGACATCGTCGTCGTCGCCGAACTACTCGGCCACGCCCGCCTCGACACCACCCGCCGGTACACCCTGCCCACCCACGCCGACCTCGAAGACGCCGTCGGACGCCTCCCCACCGATCAATAG
- a CDS encoding DUF6461 domain-containing protein, translating to MTIDALAPYRWLQPPYGDRGNLLGEIYCVTLLRGLDPAEVLRRFGARTSTQMSFADLELAVSDFTTVTEGGDGGGYVGVVATGDGCAAVEPCGWSGTNNPTLARLSAGTDVVSVLRHDYACDYFHYAADGMVLTAFDPTSPEHRSGADTDRLASLMREFGLPLEESSDEDWDQRYDDLSGHGLARMFAMAARLTGVTFTADLLDGPLLVGAIADLPPSQEPQRGTSLGVLLEQLKAVSGPEPDHGAA from the coding sequence ATGACAATCGATGCGCTGGCGCCGTACCGCTGGCTGCAACCGCCGTACGGCGATCGGGGCAACCTGCTCGGCGAGATCTACTGCGTGACCTTGCTGCGCGGGCTCGACCCGGCCGAGGTACTGCGCCGGTTCGGCGCCCGCACGAGCACGCAGATGAGCTTCGCCGACCTGGAGCTGGCGGTCTCCGACTTCACGACGGTGACCGAGGGTGGTGACGGAGGGGGTTATGTCGGAGTGGTCGCAACCGGCGATGGGTGCGCGGCGGTGGAACCGTGCGGCTGGTCGGGGACGAACAACCCGACGCTGGCGCGGCTGTCGGCCGGCACCGACGTGGTGTCCGTCCTACGGCATGACTACGCCTGCGACTACTTTCATTACGCCGCGGACGGCATGGTGCTCACGGCTTTCGACCCGACTTCTCCCGAGCATCGCTCCGGTGCCGACACCGACCGGCTTGCCAGCCTCATGCGCGAGTTCGGCCTGCCTCTCGAGGAGAGCTCAGATGAGGATTGGGACCAACGCTACGACGACCTGTCCGGACACGGCCTCGCGCGGATGTTCGCGATGGCGGCGCGCCTCACCGGCGTGACGTTCACCGCCGACCTGCTGGACGGACCACTCCTGGTGGGCGCGATCGCCGACTTGCCACCGTCACAAGAGCCTCAGCGCGGGACCAGCCTCGGCGTTTTACTCGAGCAGCTGAAAGCGGTAAGCGGCCCTGAGCCTGATCACGGCGCCGCTTAA
- a CDS encoding helix-turn-helix domain-containing protein yields the protein MGPLLRERGIDLSASQVHRLVSGTPERLSLQVMSALCDILSCTPTDLVTTTAENAGVRKTATGDLPTPPTGAEKFRPRPARILPDA from the coding sequence ATGGGGCCGCTCCTGCGCGAGCGCGGCATCGACCTGTCAGCCTCCCAGGTCCACCGCCTGGTCTCCGGCACCCCCGAACGGCTGTCCCTGCAGGTGATGTCCGCGCTCTGCGACATCCTCTCCTGCACCCCGACCGACCTGGTCACCACCACCGCCGAAAACGCTGGCGTCCGCAAGACCGCCACCGGCGACCTGCCCACGCCGCCCACCGGAGCCGAGAAGTTCCGGCCACGCCCGGCCCGCATCCTCCCTGACGCATGA
- a CDS encoding recombinase family protein encodes MPPGLPDDILAAFPATRSEVRIGYARVSTRGQSLDRQIDALQAAGCRKIFADKKSGKNALRPELQACHAFLTAGDTLVVPELARYGRSLHDLITMVGDLRKRDIGFTSLHESLDTTTPGGRLVFHVFAALAEFIRELIVAGTHEGLAAAKARGRTGGRPTVVTAELLKAARDLLPDPGRSVTSIAKLLGVSVGTLYNHIPDLNELRAAGTKAIDAQAP; translated from the coding sequence ATGCCCCCGGGTCTGCCCGACGACATCCTCGCCGCCTTCCCCGCAACCCGGTCCGAGGTCCGCATCGGATACGCCCGCGTTTCCACCCGGGGCCAGAGCCTCGATCGTCAGATCGACGCCCTGCAGGCGGCTGGCTGCCGCAAGATCTTCGCCGACAAGAAGTCGGGCAAGAACGCGCTCCGGCCGGAGCTGCAGGCCTGCCACGCGTTCTTGACGGCTGGCGACACCCTCGTGGTGCCCGAGCTCGCCCGCTACGGTCGCAGCCTGCATGACCTCATCACCATGGTCGGCGATCTCCGCAAACGCGACATCGGCTTCACCAGCCTGCATGAGAGCCTCGACACCACCACCCCCGGCGGCCGCCTCGTCTTCCACGTCTTCGCCGCCCTGGCCGAGTTCATCCGCGAACTCATCGTCGCCGGCACCCATGAGGGCCTGGCCGCTGCGAAAGCGCGAGGTCGTACCGGGGGACGTCCCACCGTCGTCACCGCCGAACTCCTCAAAGCCGCCCGTGACCTGCTGCCGGATCCTGGACGCTCCGTCACCTCGATCGCCAAGCTCCTGGGCGTATCAGTGGGGACCCTCTACAACCACATCCCCGACCTGAACGAACTACGCGCAGCCGGCACGAAGGCGATCGATGCCCAGGCCCCGTAA
- a CDS encoding LysR substrate-binding domain-containing protein, whose amino-acid sequence MAPDTVSLRYFLVLAQELNFTRAAARIGIAQPALSARMRRLEAELGTALLIRNTRSVVLTTAGAALAESAPPALAALERAWDTARRAAAGELGTLRMGYSLTVGAETAPALVDRLIRDNSGLEVGAVPMATPEICPAVADGRIDAGITRGEQPGRGVRRFLLRRERVGVLLAQHHPLAEHPEIEIADAAAYPLRLPDRAANPVIYDQLSALFRDTRPHPRFHTPAVSVDMSLRDLRDGVTLAPAGEAAVTASPAGLTWRPLRGAPSLTIHLVLPREPSPLHRRIRAVAKTLARELHWLPD is encoded by the coding sequence GTGGCGCCGGATACGGTGAGCCTGCGGTACTTCCTGGTGCTGGCGCAGGAGTTGAACTTCACCCGCGCGGCCGCACGGATCGGTATCGCACAGCCCGCACTCAGCGCCCGGATGCGCCGATTGGAGGCGGAACTCGGTACGGCCCTGCTGATCCGCAACACGCGTAGCGTCGTATTGACCACGGCCGGTGCGGCTTTGGCGGAGTCCGCGCCGCCCGCGCTGGCGGCGCTGGAGCGGGCATGGGACACCGCCCGGCGCGCGGCGGCCGGTGAACTGGGCACGCTGCGCATGGGATACAGCCTCACCGTCGGGGCCGAGACGGCACCGGCCCTGGTGGACAGGCTGATTCGCGACAACAGCGGGCTCGAGGTCGGCGCGGTCCCGATGGCGACACCGGAGATCTGCCCCGCGGTCGCCGACGGCCGCATCGATGCCGGGATCACCCGCGGTGAACAGCCGGGCCGTGGCGTGCGCCGGTTCCTGCTGCGGCGTGAGCGCGTCGGGGTCCTGCTGGCGCAGCACCATCCGCTGGCCGAACACCCGGAGATCGAGATCGCCGACGCGGCCGCGTATCCGCTGCGACTCCCGGACCGTGCGGCCAACCCCGTGATCTACGATCAGCTGTCCGCACTGTTCCGAGACACCCGGCCACACCCTCGATTCCACACGCCCGCAGTCTCTGTCGACATGTCTCTGCGCGACCTGCGCGACGGGGTCACCCTCGCCCCGGCCGGAGAAGCCGCGGTCACGGCATCACCGGCCGGTCTCACCTGGCGACCGCTGCGGGGCGCGCCCAGCCTGACGATCCACCTGGTCCTCCCACGCGAGCCGTCGCCGCTTCACCGCCGCATCCGTGCCGTCGCCAAAACCCTGGCGCGCGAGCTGCACTGGCTGCCGGACTGA